Proteins from one Acidobacteriota bacterium genomic window:
- a CDS encoding S-layer homology domain-containing protein — NLIGSNEDGISDEIERNYFASGTGISWQASMGTPTNNRVVGNTFGFTPNGAAVSISSGIRLTSLDADETGFEIRKNTFASAAFAVWLSTDEPGASVLVSDNVFGTATDGSGVFGNTFAMFFEGTGSYVVRDNDIYNSTTAGIHLGDTASFGANSTGNCLSGNVIGVTNTTGSSVSFTGNWWGASDGPASVGFGSGDTVSVDVTFSPWLVTPPTRCVTGPAFDDVPTTHTFFTAVEWMASLGITRGCNPPANTLFCPDDSVTRGQMAAFLRRALEDTLVPGDAVTFTDTADSVFVADIAWLGSVGITKGCNPPVNDQFCPDDSVTRDQMAAFLVRAFGYTAGAGSDRFTDDDGSIFEADIERLAQAGVTLGCNPPVNDAYCPSNTVTRGQMAAFLFRAMVP; from the coding sequence AAACCTCATAGGCTCAAACGAGGACGGCATCTCAGACGAGATCGAGCGCAACTATTTCGCGAGTGGCACCGGCATTTCGTGGCAAGCGAGTATGGGGACTCCGACCAACAACCGCGTAGTCGGAAACACCTTCGGTTTTACGCCGAACGGCGCGGCCGTGAGTATCTCGAGCGGGATCCGACTGACCAGCCTCGATGCCGACGAGACGGGGTTCGAGATCCGCAAAAACACGTTCGCCTCAGCCGCCTTCGCGGTGTGGCTGTCCACTGACGAACCCGGGGCGAGCGTACTCGTGAGCGATAACGTCTTCGGCACCGCCACCGACGGCAGCGGCGTGTTCGGCAACACTTTCGCCATGTTCTTCGAGGGGACCGGTTCTTACGTCGTTCGTGACAACGACATTTACAACTCCACCACCGCCGGGATTCACCTTGGCGATACGGCCAGCTTCGGTGCCAATTCGACCGGGAATTGCCTCAGCGGAAACGTTATCGGGGTTACCAATACGACCGGTTCTTCCGTCTCGTTCACGGGTAACTGGTGGGGTGCGAGTGACGGTCCTGCGTCCGTGGGTTTCGGGTCAGGCGACACGGTCAGCGTTGACGTCACCTTCTCTCCGTGGCTCGTTACGCCGCCGACACGGTGCGTGACCGGTCCCGCTTTTGACGACGTGCCAACCACTCACACGTTTTTCACCGCTGTCGAGTGGATGGCCTCCCTAGGTATCACGAGGGGGTGTAACCCACCTGCCAACACCTTGTTTTGTCCTGATGACTCGGTGACCCGGGGTCAGATGGCGGCGTTCTTACGGCGGGCCCTCGAAGACACGCTCGTTCCCGGTGACGCTGTGACGTTTACCGATACCGCGGACTCGGTGTTTGTAGCCGACATTGCGTGGCTCGGCTCGGTCGGAATCACGAAGGGGTGCAACCCACCGGTGAACGACCAGTTCTGTCCGGATGATTCAGTGACCCGCGACCAAATGGCGGCTTTCTTAGTCAGGGCTTTCGGATACACGGCAGGTGCAGGTTCGGATCGATTCACCGACGACGATGGTTCGATTTTCGAGGCCGATATCGAGCGACTAGCACAAGCCGGTGTCACGCTGGGTTGTAACCCTCCCGTCAACGATGCCTACTGCCCAAGCAACACCGTGACCCGGGGTCAGATGGCCGCGTTCCTGTTCCGAGCGATGGTGCCATAG
- a CDS encoding tyrosine recombinase XerC, with the protein MLSEHTVAAYRSDLEQFAAFCDDLHVVGIGDVDRLVMRRYVQSLARAGVARSTLARKVSAVRGFFGDLADLGRVVVNPADGLRSTKKPSRLPKALAASSLGAALDGLDGADHIALRDRAILEMLYGTGLRVSELTSLSVGDIVDGNRFLRVVGKGNKERSVPIGGDALRAVLKYIADARPSLVGPTVRDELWVGVRGGVLDTRGIRRIVRKRLGTFPHALRHSFATHLLEGGADLRAVQELLGHVELATTEIYTAVSRKHLRTTYEQSHPRA; encoded by the coding sequence ATGCTCTCTGAGCACACTGTTGCTGCATACCGCAGCGATCTCGAACAGTTTGCGGCGTTCTGCGATGACCTCCATGTGGTGGGGATAGGTGATGTGGACCGGCTGGTCATGCGCCGGTACGTGCAGAGCCTCGCCAGGGCTGGTGTGGCGCGGTCGACATTGGCGCGCAAGGTGAGCGCAGTCCGCGGTTTTTTTGGCGACCTTGCCGACCTAGGGCGTGTGGTTGTCAATCCTGCTGATGGTCTGCGCTCAACAAAGAAGCCGTCGCGGCTTCCCAAGGCGCTCGCCGCCTCATCGCTCGGCGCGGCTCTCGACGGCCTCGACGGTGCCGATCATATCGCGCTACGAGATCGAGCAATTTTGGAGATGCTGTACGGGACGGGTCTGCGAGTATCCGAACTCACCAGCCTCAGTGTTGGCGACATCGTTGACGGCAATCGATTCCTCCGTGTCGTCGGGAAAGGCAATAAGGAGCGATCCGTGCCGATCGGCGGAGATGCCCTCAGAGCAGTGCTGAAGTACATCGCGGATGCGCGACCTTCGCTTGTGGGACCGACCGTGCGGGACGAACTCTGGGTGGGTGTTCGTGGTGGGGTACTAGACACTCGGGGAATTCGGCGTATTGTTCGCAAGCGACTGGGCACTTTCCCCCACGCACTGCGGCATTCGTTTGCGACACATCTTCTCGAGGGTGGAGCGGACCTGCGAGCGGTGCAAGAACTGCTCGGTCACGTTGAACTAGCAACAACAGAGATTTACACTGCCGTATCGCGAAAGCATCTCAGAACGACATATGAACAATCCCACCCGCGTGCATGA
- a CDS encoding FliA/WhiG family RNA polymerase sigma factor — protein MNNPTRVHERGEHELEELWKKFKTDGDARSRDGLILHYSPLVKFVAGRLGAGLPRNVDPQDLASYGTFGLIDAIDKFDLELGFKFQTYAVKRIRGAILDELRALDWVPRSVRSRAREIQRAMAELEYGLQRTPTDEELASHMDIPIKLLQDHLAELSTLGFVALDDLLNPGERDSSAVGDLLADPKSPDPSGSFEKEESRFTLADSINRLPERDRLVVTLYYYEGLTLAEIGRVLSVTESRVCQIHTKAVMSLRNRLMEPPYQR, from the coding sequence ATGAACAATCCCACCCGCGTGCATGAACGCGGCGAACACGAGCTAGAAGAGCTTTGGAAGAAGTTCAAGACCGACGGCGATGCGAGGTCGCGCGACGGCCTTATCCTCCACTATTCGCCGCTGGTAAAGTTCGTAGCAGGTCGACTCGGAGCCGGTCTTCCTCGCAACGTCGATCCGCAGGACCTGGCAAGTTATGGCACGTTCGGTCTCATTGATGCCATCGACAAGTTTGATCTCGAGCTTGGGTTCAAGTTTCAGACATATGCAGTGAAGCGGATCAGAGGGGCGATTCTCGACGAGCTCCGCGCTCTCGATTGGGTTCCCAGATCTGTGCGATCGCGTGCGAGGGAGATCCAACGGGCGATGGCCGAGCTGGAATACGGACTCCAGCGGACGCCGACAGATGAAGAACTCGCTTCCCACATGGATATCCCGATAAAGCTCCTTCAGGATCACCTCGCGGAGTTGTCGACGCTGGGGTTCGTCGCTCTCGATGACCTCCTCAACCCGGGCGAGCGCGACAGTTCGGCGGTGGGCGACCTGCTCGCCGACCCGAAATCTCCCGATCCCAGCGGATCTTTCGAGAAGGAAGAGTCCCGCTTTACCTTGGCAGACTCGATCAACCGGCTCCCGGAACGGGACCGCCTCGTGGTGACGCTGTACTACTACGAAGGTCTCACCCTCGCTGAGATCGGTAGAGTTCTCAGCGTTACAGAGTCTCGCGTCTGTCAGATTCACACAAAGGCTGTGATGAGCTTGAGGAATCGACTCATGGAACCGCCCTACCAGAGATGA